The genomic region CTGGAGTCACTGTCACAAGCTACAGccgtggttctgttttttttttttttaataagtaaGATTTGCCATAAGCTTGGGGTTGAGTTAGATGATAGGGTTTGGGGTTTGTTTAGCAAAATGGGAAGCAAAATTTCACCAAGGGCAAGTTTCCTCCAGTGTAGTGACAAAGAGGCAAACAATGTAGTCGCTCTTAATCTTAAGtgtttaattcattcattcagagCATATTTTACAAAGACACTGGCTCATTTATTTGACTGACTGTTAGatctattaaaaaacaaaacaaacaacaacaacaaaaaaaaaaaacccaaaaaaccccccagaggtgacagtgacaaagaaaaactccctgagacttcAGGAGGGAAAAAACCTGACCAGGAAGTAGACTCAGACTCAAACAGTTATCAGTACCAGTACTTGTACATGCACAAGAGTAAACACAAAGAGTATGGCGTGTGAGCAGAAGTAGGCATGACATGATGTGTCCTTCAGACCTTTTTGTCTTTTGAACACATAACTTAGCCTTTAAGCCCATCACTTCTTCTTAATCTCCGGCTTTTCGGCTTTTTAACCAGAGTCTCTGCTGTGTCTGTCCTTACTGTAGCCGCGATAACACACtactaatgatgatgatgatgaccagAACAACTGCTCCGACAATGATCGTGGTCCTCTGCTCTTTCTTAAATCGCAGACATGTGTTCTCAGTTTCCATCTTTTCCGCCACTTTCCTCGTTGTCTTTTCAAACTGTTTGCTCtgtcaaaaacacaaacaggattAGGTATAGGCTAGTTACAGTTTCAATACTATGACAGCAATATTTTATTTGCTTTGTCTTTCCCTAGCTGTTTAGTGCACCAGTCCTTCGAATGTTCTGGATGGATTTGGTTACACCAATAGTGTGGTGTCCTGAGAATTTTTTCACATGGGCTGCATCCAAATACTCATCATTATCTCATCACCTGACATCCAGCAGGCCAGTGACTTGCAGAGAGATCTTTGCCCAGGCCTACCTGTCAGCCATAGCTGCCTTGAGGTGGTCACTCAATAGGCTTACTGTATGTCCTTTtcaagtaggggagagcggggtaagatgagccaccccctgtttctaagaaacagtaaacaaatgtgaccatgtgaccacattcaaagggggccgggaccatttacttacacttgtggagaggagcaccacatgtcaaactaggtgagggagatatttataaaaatgtgtttttgtgctttctaagtcaattccatgtttgtccacagtgaagatgatttagagaagacaaaagtagaataatatttagacacattagggttaagttagtggctttctaagctatgatatgaatgctaataaaaataattttgattagcctaatcccctttattagcatttttctacaaaatggtggccatggggtaagataacccattagatgtggggcaagttgagccactggctcaacttaccccattggtggctgagcttacccaatatg from Neoarius graeffei isolate fNeoGra1 chromosome 24, fNeoGra1.pri, whole genome shotgun sequence harbors:
- the LOC132872930 gene encoding synaptobrevin-like isoform X1 translates to MKKGESQLQQVQENVEEVQIIMNDNVTRVREREAELEELVDRAETLLMKSKQFEKTTRKVAEKMETENTCLRFKKEQRTTIIVGAVVLVIIIIISSVLSRLQ